CCAAGAGCGGCGCGAAGAACCGTGTCGGCAGGATCTTCGTCGACTACCTGCGCAACGGCCGCGGCGCGACGACCGCCTGCGCCTTCTCGGCGCGTGCCCGCCCGGGCCTCGGCGTGTCCATCCCGGTGGCGTGGGACGAGTTGCCCGATCTGACGAGCGGCGCCCACTGGACCATCGTCAATGCGCACGAGCGGCTGGACACCGGCGACGACCCCTGGGCCGACTACGCCAAGACACGGCAGACCCTGACGAAGGCAATGAAGGCAATCGGCTTCCAGAAGTGAAGGAGTGCACGCGGCTGCACCGGCGCGGGAGCCGCCGCGAGCCGCGGACTACGAGACCGCCAGCTTCTTGCGTGTCGCTCGCCTCAGCGCAGCGGCCAGCTGATCCGGCGGGCAGGGCTTGGCGATGACGGCGAAGCCGTCTCCCACCGCGGCGTCGAGCCGCGACGTGTAGCCGGTCATGAGGAGCACCGGCAGCTGCGGGTGGCTGCGACGCAGCGACAGCGCGAGCTCCAGGCCATCGGTCCCGCCGCCCATGACGATGTCGCTCAGCACGACGTCGAACCGCGCATCCGCTTCGAGCTGGCGCAGCGCATGCGCCGCCGATCCGGCGCGCACGACGGTGTAGCCGATCGACGTGAGCAGCGCCCCGGTCGCTTCGGCAACCTCGTCGTTGTCCTCGACCATCAGCACCCTGCCGCTGGCGGGTGGAATCGCGCCCATGGCCCCGGCCGCGCCCGCGGCGGCACGAGTCGACCGCAGCAGCATGGTCACGGTGGTCCCTGCGCCCTGGCGGCTCGTCACCGTCGCGGTGCCGCCGGCCTGCGTGCAGAAGCCATACACCTGGCTCAGTCCCAGCCCCGTGCCCTTGCCGACGTCCTTGGTCGTGAAGAAGGGCTCGAACACCCGGTCGAGGACCTCGGGCGCGATGCCGACGCCGGTGTCGCTCACCGCGATCTCGACGAATTCGCCCTGCGCCGGCGAACGCTCCGGCGGCGCGTTGGCGACGGCAATGCGCAGCTCGCCGCCCTGAGGCATCGCGTCGCGGGCGTTGATCGCAAGATTGATCAGCGCCAGTTCGAGCTCGGCCGCATCGACCTCGATCGCGAGCACGTCGGGCGCGATGTCGACGGTGACACGCACCGGGCGCGTCAGCGTGTGCCGCAGCAGGTCGACCACCGACGGCAGCCACTGGCGCAGGTCGATCACCTCGGCGCGCCACGCCTGGCGGCGCGAGAAGGCGAGCAGCTGCCGGGTCAACCGTGAGCCGGCCTCGACGGCGCGCTTGATGGACGCGATCGGCGTCGCCAGGTCGCTGCCCGGGCGCATGCGCTCGAGCAGGTGCGCGTTGTTGTTGACCACCATCAGCAGGTTGTTCACGTCGTGCGCCACGCCGCCCGTGAGGTGGCCCATCGCCTCCAGCTTCTGCGCCTGGCGCAGCGCCGCCTCGGCCTTCAGCCGCTTGTCGGCCTCGGCGTTCAGCTCGCGCAGCACCGCATATTCGCGCCGCGAGCGCACCCACGCCACGCGGGCCACGACGACCAGTGCCAGGGTCATCGGGAAGGTGAAGGCCCCCAGCAGCCACAGCGTGGATCGCCATTGCGCCAGCACCGCGTCGTACGACAGCGACGCGGCGGTGTACAGCGGCGTGTCGCTGATGCGGCGGAAGGCGATCAGCCGCTGCTGGTGGTCGACCGGCGACGTGATGGTCAGCAGGCCGGCACGATCGCCGGCGGCCACCCGCTGCATCATGCGTCCGGTCGGCGGCGCCGCCGCGATCTGCGACGCCGGCGCGGCAGGCAGCGGCATGCGCGTGACGACGGCGCCGCTGGCGAGGAACAGCGAGATCGCCATGCCCGGTTGCGTGCGCCCCAGCTCGGTGTAGAAGTCGAAGAAGTAGGCCGGCCGGATGGCGGCCGACACCACGCCGGTGAAGCGTGGCGTGCTGTCGAAGCGGCGATGGGTCACCAGCAGCAGCTGGCCGGTCTTGTCCTCGGTGTCGGGCATCTCGGAGAAGTGGTAGCCGCCTTCGGGCAGCGCCGCGCGCCGGAAGAAGTCGCGCTGCGCCGCATTGGCGGTGCCGGGCGTCGCGCGGCGGTCGCTGCTGACCAGCAGCCGCCCGTCCGCAGCCCACACGGTGAGCGAACGCAGCGCCGGCACGCGGTCGACGATCTGGCGCAGCCGGGCCTGGATCTCCTCGTGCGACCGGCGAACCTGCTCGTCGGACAAGCCGGCGATCTCTTCGGTGACGCGGTCGAAGGCGAGGGCGTGGGTCTGCAGCACGCGCAGCGCGTGCTCATGTGCGATGGCCACGGCATGCTCGACCTCGGTCTCGGCCTGAGCCATGGCGTTGCGATGGCTTTGCACCGCCGCGACCGCGAACATCACGGTCGGAACGATGGCCGCGGCCCACATCGAGACGAGCAGCCACGTCTCGGTGGCCGACTCGCGCCGCGTGAGCGTCATGAGCAGGCGGCCGATGCGGCTGGCAACCGACACGGACACGGCGCGGGGGAACCACCGATTCAACGGCACGTCGGCTGTCCTTTGCGTACGGGTCAGGCGCCGGATGATATCGATGCACTGCAGCAATGCATGTCCGAGCGGGTGGCGCTCCGTGCATGGCCGAAACAGTCGCATACAACTGGATGGGGTCGGACCGATCGCACATAATGGGCTTCCCCGGACACCCGCCGCACTTTGGTGCCCCGGGCGTTCACCTACTCCGAAGGAAGATTTCGACACCAAGCAGCGGTTGTTGGGACCGCTCCCGGCAGTCAACGGAGGTCGCGACCACAGGCGCTTCAGGCTTCACTTCGCACGCCGGTCGGCCACGACGCCGACCGCGCGCGTTTCGGGCACAAAGCAGTAGACGTGACTTCCCGGGACCCCGGACACACAGGAGGAAGAAACATGCCCCATGCACTGGTCGTTGACGACGAAGCCGATTCGGCCGAAATGATGGCCGCGCTGATCGCGACCGAGGGCTTCACGGTGGCCACCGCCGGTTCGCTGCGCGATGCGCGCAAGCAGCTGGCGCTGCAGGAGCCGGACATCATCCTGCTCGACCTGATGCTGCCCGACGGCAACGGCATGCAGCTGTTCGAGGACGCCAAGGCGCTGCAGAACACCGAGGTCGTACTGATCACCGGACACGCCAGCCTGGAGACGTCCATCCAGGCGCTGCGCCTGGGTGCGGCCGATTACCTCGTGAAGCCGCTCAACATGAAGCAGCTGCACGGCATCCTGTCACGCGTCACCAAGCCTTCCGCGCTGCGCGCCGAAGCCGACAGCCTGCAATCCAGCCTGGAGCAGGAAGGCCACTTCGGCCTGCTGTGGGGCAAGTCGCCCGGCATGCGGCGCGTGTACGAGCAGATTCTGCGCGTCGCGGGCACGGCGGTCACGGTGTTCGTCACCGGCGAGAGCGGCAGCGGCAAGGAAGTCGTGGCCCGCACGGTGCACGACCTCAGCCGCCGGCGCGCCAAGCCCTTCCTCGCCGTGAACTGCGGCGCCATTTCGCCGCACCTCATCGAGAGCGAGATCTTCGGCCACGAGAAGGGCAGCTTCACCGGCGCCGATCGACAGCACCAGGGCTTCTTCGAACGCGCCAGCGGCGGCACGCTGTTCCTCGATGAAATCACCGAGATGCCGCTCGACCTGCAGGTCAAGCTGCTGCGCGTGCTGGAAACCGGCACCTTCATGCGCGTGGGATCCACGCAGCTGCAGGAAACCGACGTGCGCATGATCGCGGCCACCAACCGCAATCCGCTCGAGGCGGTGCAGGCCGGCAAGCTGCGCGAGGACTTGCTGTATCGCCTCAACGTGTTCCCCATCCACCTGCCGCCGCTGCGCGAGCGCGCCGAGGACATCCCGCTGATCGCCGAGCACTTCCTGGACGAGATCTCGCGCCGCGAAGGCCAGATCAAGCGCTTCGCCCCGGCGGCGCTCCAGCGCCTGCAGAGCTATCGCTGGCCGGGCAACGTGCGCGAGCTGCGCAACATCGTGCACCGCGGCTATGTGATGGCGCCGGACAACACGATCGTCGACGAGTGCCTGCCGACCACCGACGCCCCCTTGCCGGTGATGACCGGCGCGCCGGTGCTGCAGATCCGCGTGGGCACGCCGCTGGCGGAGATCGAGCGACAGGTCACGCTGGCCACGCTGGAGTATTTCGGCCGCCACAAGGAGAAGACCGCCGCCACCCTGGGCGTCAGCCTCAAGACGCTCTACAACCGGTTGAAGGAGTACTCGACCGTGCCGGAGCGGGCTGCCAACGGCAACGGCCACGAGGAGTAGGTGGGGGGTGCTCTGCGCTAGGCGGCGGGCGCGCGCTTGGTGACTTTCACGACGACCGACATCCCCAGGTAGTCCGTCGCCGCGCCCACCCACGTGCCGCTCACCGGTGACGCGAAGCTCGCGTGCCGGGCGTAGGCCACGCGGATCAGGTCGGTGCCGCCGATCAGGTTGTTGGTGGGATCGAAGGTGATCCACCCGGCGCCCGGCAGGTACACCTGCAGCCACGCATGCGTCGCGCCCGACACTGCCTGCTGGTCGTTCGTCGCCGGCACTTCGGGCGTGTACACGTAGCCCGAGACGAAGCGCGCCGCGTAGCCCAGCCGGCGCACCGCCTCGATCATCAGCGTGGCGAAGTCGCGACAGCTCCCGCACTGCAGCGACAGCGTCTCGCCGGGCGCCTGCACGCCTTCCTCGTCGCGCGGCTGGTACTTCATCGTGTCGCGGATCTGCTTGGTCATGTCGACCAGCAACTGGCGGCTCTCGGTGGGGCCGTCGGTCCGGATGAACTCGCGCGCCCAGGCCATCAGCTTGTCGTCGGCGTCGTAGAACGGCGTCAGGAAGTGGTGGAGCACCAGCCTGTCCTCGGCGCTGTATTCGAACGGATACGTCTCGGCGCCGGGACTGAGCGGCAGGTCCAGCGCCCGCTCGCCGGTGTGCTCGACGGTGAAGAGGCAGGTGAAGCGCAGCTGCTCGGCCGGCGTCTCGGGCTTCACCAGGGCAATCGAATTCGAGTACGCGTCCTGGATCATCCGGATGTCGGTGGCGCCAGGCTCGACTTTCAGGTCGGTCGCCAGCACCCGCAGGTCATGGCTGTCCCGCGGGCGGAACATCAGGCGATGCTCCCCCAGCTGGACCGGCCTCGCGTAGCGGTATTCGGTGGTGTGGGTGATGTCGAAGATGATCGGCACAGGCATTCCTCGCGGCGGTTGTGCCGATCATCGCCCAGCCGGCAACCGGGATCAGGGCTTGGCGGGCTTCTTCTTCGACTTCAGGTCGCCGGGTGCCTCGCCTTTTGAGTGCGACTTGCCGGCCTGCTCGGCCTGCTCCATCGCGGACGCCTCGCCCGCGTCTTCCGGCTTCGCCTGGCGCGCGCCTTCGTCGACCTTGCCCGACTTGACGAATTCGCCTTGCGCCTTGTCGTAGCGGCGCCCCGCCACGTAGTCGCCTTCGCCTTGCACCTGGCCGCTCTTGGCCTTGTCAGCAGGAGTTCCCATCAGCATTGCTCCTTCACATGGAGGTCGGACGAGCCCTGCGGCCTCAGGGGCCGGCAGGGAAGGGGATAGGCTCGGGCAGGCGGCTGCGGCCCGCTGGCCAGGCCCACCCGGAGGCCGGCAGCGCACGCCAGCCGGCGCGATCCGAGGCGGCCAGGGGACGCTCGAGCAGGCGATCCAGCCGCGTCAGCGCCGCGCAAAGATCCATCGGCTTGTGCCAGACCTCGTCGAATCCGCGGCCCATGAACTCGACGCTGTCCTCGGCGGTCACGGCGACTGCAGGAATGTCGGCCAGGTCCGGTACCCGGCGCAGGCGGGCGAGCAGCTCGGTGCCGTGGCAATCAGGCAGGCGCAGGTCCAGCAGCAGCAGGTCGGGTCGATGCGCCAGCGCAGCGTGCCAGCCGTCCTCGCCGGTCGTCGCCACCACCAGCCGCACGTGCGGCCGCCGGCTCAGCAAGGCTTCCATCACGAGCACGTTGACCGGGTGGTCCTCGACGTACAGCACGGTTTGCAAAGCGCGATCAGACGGCGGCGGGGTGTGAGGCATGGGCATTTGATCGGGTAGGGCGTTGAACTGCAGCAACGGCAACCAGCATGCCCGGGGCGCTCGGGCGGGCGAGCTTCGTGCACGGCGGCACCCGGATGCGCCAGGGCGGCGTGAAAGTTTTGCTTTCCGCAGTACGGGCTTGCACCACGCCGTACAGTGACCGGGCAACTCCGGAGCACGCCATGGCCAAGCGCATCGAAAAGGACTCCATGGGCGACATCGAGGTCGATGCCGACCGCCTGTGGGGCGCGCAGACGCAGCGTTCGCTGTCGCACTTCAGGATCTCCACCGAGCGCATGCCGCCCGAACTGATCGCCGCGCTGGCGGCCATCAAGCAGGCGGCGGCGCGGGTGAACCGCGAGCTCGGACTGCTGGACGAGCCGATCGCCCGGGCCATCGAAGCGGTGGCCGGCGAAGTGCTGCAAGGCAGCTGGGCAGGCGAGTTCCCGCTGTCGGTGTGGCAGACGGGCTCGGGCACGCAGACCAACATGAACCTCAACGAGGTCCTTGCCAACCTTGCGTCCGAGAAGCTCGGCGGGGGACGCGGCAGCGAGCGCCGGGTGCATCCCAACGACCACGTCAACCGCGGACAGTCGTCGAACGACGTGTTCCCGACCGCCATGCACGTCGCCGCGGCCGTCGCCGTGGCCCAGCGCCTGCAGCCCGCGCTGCTGGCGCTGCGCACCGAGCTGGGCGCGAAGGCGCAGGAGTACCGCGACGTGGTGAAGATCGGCCGCACGCACTTGCAGGACGCGACGCCGTTGACGCTGGGCCAGGAGTTCGGCGGCTACGAAGCGCAGCTCGGCATCGCGATGGAGGCCATCGCCGCCGCGCTCAAGCCGGTGCTGGAGCTCGCGCTGGGCGGGACGGCGGTCGGCACGGGGCTCAACACGCATCCCGAGTTCGGCGCGCGCGTGGCCGCGCAGCTGGCCGATTCGCTGGGCCTGCCATTCGTGAGCGCGCCCAACAAGTTCGCCGCGCTGGCCGGCCACGAGCCGCTGGTGATGCTGCACGGCGCGCTGAAGACGGCGGCGACGGCCCTGACCAAGATCGCCAACGACCTGCGATGGGCCGCGTCGGGCCCGCGAAGCGGACTCGGCGAGCTGTCGCTGCCCGAGAACGAGCCCGGCAGCTCCATCATGCCGGGCAAGGTGAATCCGACGCAGTGCGAGGCGCTGACGATGCTGTGCTGCCAGGTGATGGGCAACGACGTCGCCGTCACC
The Piscinibacter sp. XHJ-5 DNA segment above includes these coding regions:
- a CDS encoding hybrid sensor histidine kinase/response regulator; protein product: MPLNRWFPRAVSVSVASRIGRLLMTLTRRESATETWLLVSMWAAAIVPTVMFAVAAVQSHRNAMAQAETEVEHAVAIAHEHALRVLQTHALAFDRVTEEIAGLSDEQVRRSHEEIQARLRQIVDRVPALRSLTVWAADGRLLVSSDRRATPGTANAAQRDFFRRAALPEGGYHFSEMPDTEDKTGQLLLVTHRRFDSTPRFTGVVSAAIRPAYFFDFYTELGRTQPGMAISLFLASGAVVTRMPLPAAPASQIAAAPPTGRMMQRVAAGDRAGLLTITSPVDHQQRLIAFRRISDTPLYTAASLSYDAVLAQWRSTLWLLGAFTFPMTLALVVVARVAWVRSRREYAVLRELNAEADKRLKAEAALRQAQKLEAMGHLTGGVAHDVNNLLMVVNNNAHLLERMRPGSDLATPIASIKRAVEAGSRLTRQLLAFSRRQAWRAEVIDLRQWLPSVVDLLRHTLTRPVRVTVDIAPDVLAIEVDAAELELALINLAINARDAMPQGGELRIAVANAPPERSPAQGEFVEIAVSDTGVGIAPEVLDRVFEPFFTTKDVGKGTGLGLSQVYGFCTQAGGTATVTSRQGAGTTVTMLLRSTRAAAGAAGAMGAIPPASGRVLMVEDNDEVAEATGALLTSIGYTVVRAGSAAHALRQLEADARFDVVLSDIVMGGGTDGLELALSLRRSHPQLPVLLMTGYTSRLDAAVGDGFAVIAKPCPPDQLAAALRRATRKKLAVS
- a CDS encoding sigma-54 dependent transcriptional regulator — encoded protein: MPHALVVDDEADSAEMMAALIATEGFTVATAGSLRDARKQLALQEPDIILLDLMLPDGNGMQLFEDAKALQNTEVVLITGHASLETSIQALRLGAADYLVKPLNMKQLHGILSRVTKPSALRAEADSLQSSLEQEGHFGLLWGKSPGMRRVYEQILRVAGTAVTVFVTGESGSGKEVVARTVHDLSRRRAKPFLAVNCGAISPHLIESEIFGHEKGSFTGADRQHQGFFERASGGTLFLDEITEMPLDLQVKLLRVLETGTFMRVGSTQLQETDVRMIAATNRNPLEAVQAGKLREDLLYRLNVFPIHLPPLRERAEDIPLIAEHFLDEISRREGQIKRFAPAALQRLQSYRWPGNVRELRNIVHRGYVMAPDNTIVDECLPTTDAPLPVMTGAPVLQIRVGTPLAEIERQVTLATLEYFGRHKEKTAATLGVSLKTLYNRLKEYSTVPERAANGNGHEE
- a CDS encoding transglutaminase family protein; this translates as MPIIFDITHTTEYRYARPVQLGEHRLMFRPRDSHDLRVLATDLKVEPGATDIRMIQDAYSNSIALVKPETPAEQLRFTCLFTVEHTGERALDLPLSPGAETYPFEYSAEDRLVLHHFLTPFYDADDKLMAWAREFIRTDGPTESRQLLVDMTKQIRDTMKYQPRDEEGVQAPGETLSLQCGSCRDFATLMIEAVRRLGYAARFVSGYVYTPEVPATNDQQAVSGATHAWLQVYLPGAGWITFDPTNNLIGGTDLIRVAYARHASFASPVSGTWVGAATDYLGMSVVVKVTKRAPAA
- a CDS encoding response regulator; the encoded protein is MLYVEDHPVNVLVMEALLSRRPHVRLVVATTGEDGWHAALAHRPDLLLLDLRLPDCHGTELLARLRRVPDLADIPAVAVTAEDSVEFMGRGFDEVWHKPMDLCAALTRLDRLLERPLAASDRAGWRALPASGWAWPAGRSRLPEPIPFPAGP
- the fumC gene encoding class II fumarate hydratase, whose protein sequence is MAKRIEKDSMGDIEVDADRLWGAQTQRSLSHFRISTERMPPELIAALAAIKQAAARVNRELGLLDEPIARAIEAVAGEVLQGSWAGEFPLSVWQTGSGTQTNMNLNEVLANLASEKLGGGRGSERRVHPNDHVNRGQSSNDVFPTAMHVAAAVAVAQRLQPALLALRTELGAKAQEYRDVVKIGRTHLQDATPLTLGQEFGGYEAQLGIAMEAIAAALKPVLELALGGTAVGTGLNTHPEFGARVAAQLADSLGLPFVSAPNKFAALAGHEPLVMLHGALKTAATALTKIANDLRWAASGPRSGLGELSLPENEPGSSIMPGKVNPTQCEALTMLCCQVMGNDVAVTMGAAQGHFELNVYKPLIAHNVLQSIRLLADGCESFNEHCVRGLRANRERIAQLVAGSLMLVTALAPHIGYDRSAKIALKAHAEGLSLRNAAVAMGVPADDFDRWVRPEQMV